The following nucleotide sequence is from Neomonachus schauinslandi unplaced genomic scaffold, ASM220157v2 HiC_scaffold_952, whole genome shotgun sequence.
CCCCTCACTCACTTTCCCCCtgtgggggggcgggcagctcccacccccactcctgccatGGTGGGTGGTAGGCAGCCCAGGCGGGGGCTCAGGGGCTGGGCCCTGGGTTCCCGCCCCTGTGTCAGTGTCTGGAGCTGCAGGCTGTGACCTGAGGGCTTTGTCGCAGGCTCAGGGCCAGGCTTGTACGTCCTGCCGTCCACCGTGGGCTACATCAACCACGACTGCACCAGGGCGGTCAGTCCAGCCTACTCCCTCTTCTGGAGACCCCGCCCCAGTAAGATCGGTAAGATTGGGTGCCGGTGGGGGCTGgacgggtgggggaggggccctctgagcctcccctaggtccccgaggccccgccccctgcttgcGGAGTGACCCTGGGGAAGCTCTGTGTCCTCTGTGTCCTTGGATGAGAAGGGAAGGCAGAACGCAGCGTGCTGCCGAGCCCTGAGCCTGTCTCCTGGGCTTCATGGCTTCCTTGCTGCCTGACTTTGGACTGGCTGCTCAGCAGCTCTGTGCCCCAGTGTCCTCCCCCACAAACAGTGACAGTATGCCCCTTACAGAGCTGTCCTCACATGAAACCAACAGGTGCCTGCAGACGTCCACGAGCCAGGATCAGCGCCTGGTGCCTAGACAGCGCAGTGGAAATGGGCTTCACGGGGGTCCTAGCCTCAGTGTCTCCTCAGCAGGACGGGGCTCCTCACAGACAGCTGTGGAGAGGGCAGGGTGGTGCGGACAGCCCGTGGGCGGCGGGGCTGGCCTGGTCAGTGGGGTCCTTGCTTCCGCATCGCCCACCTTGCCCCTGGCCAGAAGAGCCGCGTCAGGATGTGTGCGAGGGTCAGCACCATCAGTGCCGCTAACGTGGGTGGCCGTGGCCCCAGCTCACTGCTCATTCCTGTTAGTGGAATCGCTGCCACGTTCTAGCAACACTCTGCCCTTCACATGAATGCCCACAGACTCCGTCACCCCATTTTCTAGAGCTGAGGTCCCGGAGCGCCCTGGTTGGGGAGAGTCCCGCACGAGGACTTTGATTCACAGGGATGAAGGTTTGGGGTGGGCGTGGCTGACGGACGTGTGTGGCAGCAGCTTCTTCTCAGCCTTTAGAATCAGCAAAAATCCCAACCCAACCTGAAACAAAACTCCAGAAGCTCCAAGGAAGGGTTAAGAACTTCGCCTCTGCCCAGAGCGGCCTGGGTTCCCCAGGGACATCCtgggacagagggacagacagGCTGGGGAGTCAGGGGTGGATGGGGGGCCAGGGTAGACTTTGCTGGCTCCCcagggaagacttcttggaggGGGAGGCATGTGGTCTGGACTTTGCAGGATGAGGGGCTCAGTAGAGCCCCCAGGAGAAAGGGACTCAGTAGGGCTGGCAGCAGACGCATGGGCCTGGAGCTGGGATGTGTTTGTGCGCCAGCTCGCGAGCCGTGCCTCCCGGTGAGTACGTGAGCTGGCGTGTCGTGCCGCCCGGTGAGTCCGTGAGCGGGCGTGTCGTGCTGCCCGCTGAGTCCGTGCCAGCTCGCGTGTCGTGCGCCTGGTGAGTCCGTGAGCTGGCGTGTCATGCCGCCCGGTGAATCTGTGCCAGCTCGCATGTCGTGCCGCCCGGTGAATCCGTGAGCTGGCGTGTCGTGCCGCCCGGTGAGTCCGTGAGCTGGCGCGTCGTGCCGCCCGCTGAGTCCGTGAGCTGGCGCGTCGTGCCGCCCGCTGAGTCCGTGAGCTGGCGCGTCGTGCCGCCCGCTGAGTCCGTGCCAGCTCGCGCGTCGTGCCGTCCGGTGAGTCCTTGAGCTGGCGCGTCGTGCCGCCCGGTGAGTCCGTGAGCTGGCGCGTGGTGCCACCCGCTGAGTCCGTGAGCTGGCGCGTCGTGCCGCCTGCTGAGTCCGTGAGCTGGCGCGTCGTGCCGCCCGCTGAGTCTGTGCCAGCTCGTGCGTCGTGCCGCCCGGTGAATTGGACAGCTGTGATCACAAAGGACACAGAAATGCTCATCAGGACAAAGTTAAGGCAGAGACCCAGGCCCCTAGGTCAGGGCACCCCTGCCTCAGTGGTccaaggtggggctgggggctgtctGGAAGGTGGGAGTGCCTTGGGGTGGACCAGGGGCACTGAGCGGGGTCGAGGGGGCATCAGAGGTGCCCTTAGGACTCTGGGCTCCTCCCCCCAGCATCTCCACAGGACACCAGCCCTGGGCCTGTCTACTTCCTGGACCCAAAAGTCACCCGGTTTGGCCGAAGCTGCACCCCTGCCTACTCCATGCAGGGCCGGGGCAAGTCTCGGGGTGAGTATCTGGCCAGTGCTGCTCCACAAGGACCCTGCCTTTTCAGagtcctctccttcccttcccttcacccAGTTCCTGGAACTTCAGTGTCTTTGGATGACAAAATCAAGGGGctctgaggaggggctgggggccctgaGAGAACCTGAATGCGTGAAGTGGGCCAGGGTGACAGTGACACTGAGCACATGTGGTGCTGTGAGGGCAGCTGGGGCTCATCTTTGGCATGGGGGGGACAAAGGGCATGGTAGGGACTGTGGAGAATACAGCAATCCCCTTCACAGGCTCCAATCAACTCACTTCCACCTGACGTACCTGATTAAATGACCTGATTCCAGTCTCCCATCCACCCACCCTTTCATCTTTTGACCTATCACCCATTTGCTCATCCACTCACTGATCCTTcagttcatccatccatccattcacccacctATCTATTCAACCTACCCAACCATCCACTTGTTCAATCATCCAATCCATCTGTTGATCCACTGATTCATCCATCAacctatttatccatccatctatccttccATCCACCCTCCATGTatattatccatccatccatccacccacaaCCCATCAACCCATTTATCCAGCTACCCAAtcatctacccatccacccacccatccatccttccttccatccatccctccatcatacgtccatccatccatccttccatgatccttccatccctccctccctccatccttccttccatgacccatccattcatccttccatgatccatccatccacccacccaatcatccatccatccatccacaatTCAGCTATTGATCCAACTATCTACATATCCATGGATCCATTCATCTACTTATTCACTCCTTACCCAACCACTCACCACCCATCCTTCTACTTATTCATTCAAACATGTATTAAGCTGAGGAGATGAAGTAGATTTGACATACCCATGCTTTTTATAAGACCCCAGTCTGGTGGTAGAGTTAGGTCCAGGTGAAGACCATCCCACCTCACTGTGCTCATGTCTGGGGGGAAGACCCAAGCCTGGGGGAGGTCCTTGGAAGGGCTGCGAGGGCTCTGCctaggaggagggggtgggaaaggcagcaggaaggagggggcttTGGGGCTGtctggaaggaagagaagcagctCCTGGGAGGTGGGAATGGGAAAATGGAAGGTATGCCTGGCAGAAGGTTGAGTGTGGGCAAAGGCCCGGAGGCTTAAAAGAGGACGGggcaggggggtgcctgggtggctcagtcggttaagcatctgacacttgattttggctcaggtcatgatctcagggtcctgagatcgagccctacgttgggctcacacactgggcgtggagcctgcttaaggttctctctctctccctctgccccactctctctaaaaccacaaagagagagggaacagactACTCTACAGGGAGGTCTGGGAAGCAGGAGAGATACCTCAGGGCTGCTCGAGAAGTGCTGTGAGTTCCAGGAAGCATAGGGGCAATGGGCAGCCATGCAAGGTCTTTGAGCAGGTGAGGACTCCTGCCAACCCTCCTGTCTCATTCTTACAGGTCTGGAGGTGACACCAGGCCCTGGGGCCTACAGCCCAGAGAAGGCAGCCCCTGTGCGTCACCGGACGCCTCCGGCTTTCACTCTGGGATCCCGCCTGCGACCACAGCTCCAGGAcacctcagcccctgcccctAACACCTATATCCTGCCCTCCCTCTGGGGCTCCCAGATATTCACTAAGCCCAGCAGCCCCAGCTACACAGTAGCAGGCCGCACACCCCCCGCTCGCCCCCCTCAGGACCCTGCTGAGATACCAGGTCCTGGCCAGTATGATAGCCCAGACCCCAACACCTACCGTCAGCGCCGGCCCGCCTTCACCATGCTGGGCCGGCCCCGTGCCACACGCCCCCCGGAGGAGACTCCTGGGCCTGGTGCCCACAGACCTGAGCAGGTCACCATGACCACAGTCAGGGCCCCAGCGTTCACCATGGGCATCCGCCACTCCAAAAGGGCTACCACCATGGGTGTGGACACCACACCCTGACACCTTTGGGGTCAGGACTCCCAGCTGCCCCTggactgagcctcagtttacctctgTGGTCACATGGGGTGTGGGCAGGCCCCTCCTGAGCCTGGCTTTGGCTGGTGGGGCGCTTGGAGAAGTGGGGGGCAGGtgcctctttcctccttttttctgaATTCTGAGGTCCTTCTAGGCCACTTGCTTCTTTTGGTCCCTTGGAGGCTGTGACCCTGCGGCCCTGTGCAGGGTGAGCTTCCGTCCAGTGCCCCAGTTTCTTCCTTCTGGTCACACCAGGCCAAGTCAGgccaggcagagaaagggagagccccagccctccccagcgGCTGGCTGGGGATGAACTTCCTGTGTCCTAGAACTCGGTGTCCACCCTGCTAGGGCCTGCATCCCCAACACAGCTTGGATTTCTGCTAAACTTGGGCTCTTCCCTGCTTCTCAAGGAAGCACAGCTGCCTGCGCTGGTCCCAGCCCCAAATCAGGCTGATACCCCTCCCTCTAGGGGCCTGCCAATAAATCTCTCTGTGGTACAAGAGCTGTCAGTATCACACATGTGAGTGCATTTAACCCGCTGTCCACATCAAAGGAAGGAGACTTAAATGCTGCTCTTAAGATCCAGCCCCCCAATTCTGCAGCCCCTGGGGGACTGGATGGGACCAGAGGAGGGATCCAGGGCTGGGTAAGAGCCAGGGCTTTGAATGGGGGAAGCCAGGTAAGCTTCTTGGAAGAGGGGACATTGaaactgggttttgaaggatgtaTAGGAGTTTAATGTATTCTAATTTCCATCATCAGTAGGTGCCTACCATGTTTCAGATATTGATAAAGATCATTTAAGCGTCACAGCAACTCAGGAGGCAGTCAGTGTTTACTGAGAGAAAATGGGGCTTTGGAGAGATTGGACCCTTGCCTGAGGGCACACGGTGAGCCCTTGTGTCTCTCTGATGCCAGGATTTGAATCTTGGCCATTGGGCTCTGTTCCTGCCATGCTTCCCTAGGGACCGGAAGGAAACACATGGATGGTGTCATGTGACTGAGCCTCCTGTGTGATAAGCCCAGGTCTTATAAACCCCTGACCCAGAAAGACCCTAACCCAGGAGCTTGGGAGGGACAGACTGCCACCATGAGGAGATGGCCCAGGGGTGGCACCTCAGGCATGACCCAGAGGGGTTCTGAGATGCATGACCCTtactctgtccctttcccccagCCTGGAAATGCCAAACTTGAGCATGCACCCCTTTACCTATGTAGGTAGATACACACCAGAACTcctacacatacatgcacacccACCCCTCAGGAGAACCCAGATGCCCCcctcacatgcatacacatgttCAAATCTACACACAGTAGACAAACAGGTCAACTCTCATACGGTCCACATGTATGTAgagacacacaacacacacaaacccaAATGGAGGCTCCAGACCCCGACAACGCCCCCCCACCAGCAGACCCCAAGGACTTGACCGCTGTATACCCTCTCATCCCGACCCTGCAGATGCACCAGAGCAGTCCCAGCGTGACACACGCAGGCTTGGGGCAGCATCACcgacccccgccccaccccaacGCCGGCCAATCCGCCGCGAGTCCCTCCCCCGCTTCGCCTCCTCCTCCACAGGCTTCGCGGGCCACCGCCAGGCTGTGATCTCATTTCTCTGATTTATCGATCCCGCTCCAGGCAGCctcacccctccttccccacctgcccGCGCGCCCCGGCCCCCTCCCTTTGTTTCCCGGCAGTCAGCCCCACCccaggcgggggaggggaaggaggctcTGTCGAGACTGAGGCCAGGAGGCTGGGTCCTGCGATGACCGTGGCCTCTCGACCCTCGGTGCAGAAGGAATCAGCCTTTGAGGTCTGGGTGGGGGACAAAGAGGCTGGGGACGGAGGGGCAGGCCGGCCTGAGAGGCCGAGGCCCAAGAGTTCAGTTGGGTTGATGCCAGACAGAGCTCCCCAGAAATAGAGGAGGAGCCCGTGACCCCCCAGCTCACGCCCCTGGCTTACAGCCtggaaaactgaagctcagggaagaGCAGCAGAAGGGGGACTGGGCTTCGCTCCTCCCTCCCAGACCCAGACAGCCCAACCCACACTCCTGGGCCCGAGTCTCCGCTGCGtgcccctctctgggtctcagtttcctcattaggAAACCGAGCAGGGCATACTTTTCAAGTACCTTTCAGGTGGAacagtgggaagggaggggcctGACCTTAGGGTTTGgggctctctccttccctgaccGCGTCCCCACCCCTTTCCAGGCGTCAGTTTTCCCATCAGTCAAAAACGGGAGAAGGCAGGTgatttctgtctctcccacctcTGTCCTTCAAGGAATTTGGGCAACGGGTGGGGGCGAAGCTGGGGTCGCTGTCCGGGTCTTGGATTGGAAACATTGCTCCCTCCCTGGCTGCTGGATCCGAGGCAGCGTCCATGCCTTCAGCGGGCCTCAatttccccagcctccctgcaggCGCCGGGACGCCCAGGGCCCGGGTCCCAGGGGCGCAG
It contains:
- the ODF3L2 gene encoding outer dense fiber protein 3-like protein 2 — its product is MGTLSCSPDPRLTTAPQGWRATECQILETHLRKSCGMDTVENGSGPGLYVLPSTVGYINHDCTRAVSPAYSLFWRPRPTSPQDTSPGPVYFLDPKVTRFGRSCTPAYSMQGRGKSRGLEVTPGPGAYSPEKAAPVRHRTPPAFTLGSRLRPQLQDTSAPAPNTYILPSLWGSQIFTKPSSPSYTVAGRTPPARPPQDPAEIPGPGQYDSPDPNTYRQRRPAFTMLGRPRATRPPEETPGPGAHRPEQVTMTTVRAPAFTMGIRHSKRATTMGVDTTP